In Kitasatospora viridis, the DNA window CCGATCGGGAGGGTGTCCCCCCAGATCTGGTTGCAGCCCGACCCGAGCACGAACGCCGCGGTGTAGGCCTTGAGCCCGTGCGCCGTGATCGCGGTGTCGAGCAGCCCCTCCTGACCGTTCGACATGTCGACGTAGGGCGCCACGGAGTAGACGCTGCTGCCTACTGCACTGCTGCTGACTGCACTACCGCCGGCGGCCGCGCTGCTGGTGGGGGCCAGGGCGACCATCGAGCCGGCCGTGGCCAGCGCGACAGCGCTGACGGAGGCGGCGATTCTTGCCGTACGCATGACAGTGGTACCCCTTTCGGGCACGCCCGTCGGGCGTTGTGGGGGTGGGGTGGGGGAAGGAAACGCGGGCGGAACCCTCGTTGGTACATACCAAACCGCCTGTCCCACGCGGCGTCAAGAGGACTAGACAACCCACCTTTCGCGCCCTGCCCGGGGATGCTCGTGCTCGGTGCGGTGGTGTGCCGACGAACGGGTTTGACGGCATGTCAGCGCGTATGAGTGGGTGTGAGCGGGTGTCAGCGGCGCCGGGCCGCGGCCGGCTCGATCCGCAGGACGGCCTCGATCGCGTAGTGGTCCGAGAGGTACGCCTCGGTCCCGTCCGCCAGCGCCACCGCCTCGCGCAGCACCAGCCGGGCGGTGCCGTCGACCCTCACCCCGGCCGGCGCGCGCAACAGCACCTGGTCCAGGGCGGGCGGGTTCGGCCACCGCCGGGTGGGCCGGTAGGTCGGCTCACGGTCCCCGGCCAGCAGGTCGCGCAGTCCCGTGGCGGCGGTGAAGCGCTGGTAGGTCGAGCTGTCGCGCGGGACGTTGAAGTCCCCGGCGACCACGAGCAGCGCGCTCGGGTCGGTCGCCCGCACGAGCTCTTCGAGCCGGGCGAGTTCGCGCGCCTGGACCTGGGTGTAGCGGTTGCCGGGCGACCAGTCGTCGTCCCGGTTCGACGACAGGTGGGTGTTCACCACCACCAGCCGCTGCCCCGCCACGCGGTACTCGGTCGCCAGCGCACCCTTGAGCATGATCCACTCACTGCGCAGCGGCCGGGCAGGCCGGAACGGTGTGAAGTGCTGGCGCTGCGGCGGCGTCCGGGACAGCGTCACCAGCCCGCCCCGCACCAGCGGATAGGCCCGCGCACGTGCCGCGTACCCGTAGGAGTGCGCGACAGCGCGCAGCGCCGCCAGGTTCCGCGGCGACATCAACTCCTGCAGGCAGACCAGGTCGTAGTCGGACCGCTCCAGGACCGCACCGAGCGCGCGCAGCCGCTCCCGGGCCCGGCCGCGGAAGAGGGTGTTGAAGGTCAGCAGCCGGATCGTCGTCATCGTCGTCCCTCCCCGCCGGTCGCCCGGGCCGACCGGAGCATATCCCGGTGCGGTTCGGGCTCGGTTAGCCTTCTCCCTCGTGGATGATCACTCGGAGCCTTCGACCGTTCGCGTCTTCGTGGCGTTGGCCCCACCCGATGACGCGAAGGACGAACTGGCCCGGTTCCTGCGCCCCGTCTACGCGCAGTGCCCCCAACTGCGGTGGAACCGGATCGAGGACTGGCACATCACGCTGGCCTTCCTCGGCGAAGTGCCCGTCGAGGTGGTGCCGTCGCTGCGGTCGGCGCTGGGCGACTGGACGGCGTCGCGCCACGCGGTGCGCCTGGGCCTGCACGGCGCCGGCCATTTCGATCAGCGGCTGTTGTGGAGCGGGATCGGCGGAGACCTTGAAGGGCTGCACCTGCTCGCCGAGGGAGTCCGGGAACGGGTCGAGTCCTGCGGCGTCGGTTTCCGGGACCGCCCGCTGAGCCCCCATCTGACACTGGCACGGTCCCGTCGTGACGATCCGTCCAGCGTGCCGAAGGCTGCGGAGGGGCTGGCCGGCTTCGTGGGCCGGCCGTGGGTGGCCGAGCGCCTGCACCTGGTCGGCAGCAACTTCGGCCGGGGGCCCGGGCCGATCCGCTACCGCGACATCGAGGCATGGCGGTTCGGCGCCGGAGTCCGAGGCGATCGGGGTGGTGCCTGGTGAGTTCCGTCCTGCTCGAACTCACCAGGCACCTTGTGTGGCCGCGTTGGTGGCTGTGCGATCAGTACATGATCGTGCAGCCCGCGTAGCTGCCGCTGGGCTGGGCGGTGGCCAGGTTGATGTCCATCTCGCTGACGCAGACGTACTTGTAGGTGCCGTTGTCGTCCGCCCAGTCGCCCTGGACGCTGGTGCCGTTGGTGGCGGTGACCACGGGCCCGGTGGCACCGGCCTGGTAGGTGTAGAGCTGAGCGGTGCAGGTAACGGCGGTGCCGGCGACGTCGTCGGCGCTGACGGCGAGCTGGACCTGACGGTTCGGCATCGAGACGGTGTTCATCTGGCCGTGACAGTGGTTCAGGTTCGCGACGCTGTACACGGTGCCGCCGTCCTGCGCGCTGGCGGTGGTGGCGCTGAGCGCGCCGATCGAGCAGGCGGCGAGGAGAACGGCGGCGGCGTGCTTGATGATGCGGTTCATGATGTGCCCTCCAAGGACATGACTGGGTGAATGCGTGTAATCGAGTACGGGTACGGCCCGGGCGTCCGGCACGGCCGCGTAGTGCGGCGGAGCTTCGTCGTTGGATACTGGTGTTCTTCGCAAAAGGGATATATCGGGCGCGTGAGGGCGTGCTCCTTCAAGGTGCGTGTGTCGGAGGTGGGTTGGGCGAAGGCGATGGTGCTGTTGGCCCTGGTCGTGCTGGTCGGGCCGGTCGTTCTTGCTGCCTTCACTTCCATAGACGTGCGTGTCCGCCGGAGGTTGCAGGCGGGTTCGAAGAGGTTTCCACGCATCGCCGGCACCACCGACCGCTCGCCCGCCGGCCCTGCCATCAGAGGGGGCGTCAGCTCATCTGGTCTGCGCGACCAGTGTGGCCCGCCTCGCCTTCAACAGCACCGTCGCTGAGACCAGCACCGGCTCGTACCGCCTGTCCAATACCCAACATCCGGGTCCGAACCGAGCGCCAGGCATGCGCTCCCTGACGGTCAGCCGGGAGACGGTCAGCTTGAAGGACCTGCCGAGCCGTCGCGACGTCACGGCTACCCGGGTCGGCTGTGTGTGCCCGACCGGGCGGCCCTCGTAGGGGTGCCGCGTGGCGTCGGCTGCGGGATCGGACCGAGGCCGCCGTCCGGCCGTGTCTAAACGCGGTCGTGGGGTTCGGATCGGCCGGTAGCTGGTGCGATCTGGGCCTTGCTGGTCAGAAGTCGGGGTGAACGCGTAGCGCCGCCAGGGCGGCCGGCGCCTGGTCTGGCTTGAACGACCAGCCGGGCATGCCGCCCCAGGCGATCGACACCCGCAGGTACTCGACCAGGGTGATGCCGGATCGGCCGGTCACGCCGTGAATGACCGGGTCGGCCACGTACTGGGCCATCTCGATCTCGTGGGCGGCGCCGCTGATGTTGGCCTTGTGCAACTCGTCTGGGGCGAAGTCGAAGAAGAACCCGTCCTCGCCGACCTCGGGGTCATCCTCAACGGCGTCCTGGTAGTCGTCCCAGCTCTCCCGCAGGTGCTGCACAGTCGGAAGGACCAGCGGGTCAGGAAGGATCGGGGCGGCGCTGTACTGGCTTCTTGCGGAATAAAACTCGCTCAGCGCCGCGCAGTCCCCGGCGAACCACGCGCCGCCGACCTGACGGAAGCAGGCGTCGAGGGCCGGGGGCACGGAGCCGATCTCGGCATGAAGAAGATCGAGATCCCGCAGGTCCTCGGCCGTGGCGGGTTCCCGGACGGGCATGACAGGCACGAGTCCGAGGGCGGTCAGTTGCTCCGCGAGACGGTCCACATGGCGTGCCACCCGCTGCATCGTCGCGAACGCCACGCCTCGGCAGTCCTCGTCGAGCGCGTCTGGAACCGGGCCAAGACGGCGCAGGTCCGCCCAGACACCGTCATGGTCACCACTGATGTACCGCTGCGTAAAGGAAGTCACCGAGGCACCCTCCCCAACATCAGCATCCGCAGGCAAGTCCTGACCGCCTGCGGCATCCCCCCAGGTCAGTGCTTCGCGGCTCAACTCGTTCTGAAACGACCTCGAACTCGGTCCAGCTGGATGTGCGGACGCGCCACGAGGTGCGGGCCGTTGGTGGGGTTGGAACTGAACTGCATGGCTGGCCATTGTCACCGGCAGGCCGGGGCGGGCCTTTCGGGCCGGTTCGTTCAACAGGGACCGGTTGGCCAGCCCTGTGCCTTCCGGTCTGCGCGGGTGTGGCTTGGAGGATTGGTGTGCGGCTCGGTGACTCCGCGACAATGACGGTAGGTGGCACGGAGAGTGGGGGACTTGTGAGCGATCGGCGTGGCGGGCGGCACTGCTTCAAGGCGCCGGTCCGGTACCGGCGGATGGGCCGGCGGACGTTGGTGCTCTTTCCCCTCTCTGTCAGCCTTGGGTGAGACATCCCGCTTTGTCGGGTTAGCCTGAGAGGGCCCGAGTAGGAGTTTCACCCCTGATGACCAGCAGTAATCCGTCCGCCACTGACCCGGCTCCCCGGCCGAAGCGCCGCACGTTCAGCCCCGAGTACAAGCTGCGGATCGTCGCCGAGTACGACGCCGCGCCCGAGGGCGAGAAGGGTGCGGTCCTGCGCCGCGAGCGCCTGTACCACTCGCACGTCACCGAGTGGCGGGCCGCGCGCGACGCCGGGGCCCTGGAGAGGCTGGTCGACCACCGCACGAGCCCGGCCCGCCCGAAGAAGTCCGCCGCCGAGGCCGAGAACGAGAAGCTGCGCCGGCAGGTGGAACGGCTGGAGAAGGAACTCGCCCGGAACAAGGCCGCGCTGGAGGTCCTGGGAAAAGCGTCGGCGCTCTTGGAAATGATCTCCGAGAGCGCGGACTGACACACGCCGCCGACCCCGTCGTGGACGAGGCGTTCACCGCCGTCGAACACGAGTTGGGCACCACGGCCGCATGCCGGCTGACCGGCCGCTCCCGGGCCACCCACTACCGAAGACTGAAACCGCCGCCCGCGCGCCGGCCCCGATCTCCGCAGGTCCAGCCCTCCGCCCTGACGGCCGAAGAACGGCATGCGGTACTGGCCTTGATGAACAGCCCCGAGTACGCCGAGCTGCCGCCCGCGCAGATCTGGGCCCGCGAGCTGGACACCGGGCGCTACCACTGCTCGGTCTCCACGATGTACCGGATCCTGCGCGAGCGCGGGCAGTCGGGCGAGCGGCGCAGGCAGGCCACCCACCCGGCCAGGACGGTTCCCGAACTGGTCGCCACCGCGTCCTCGCAGGTGTGGTCGTGGGACATCACCAAGGCCGCCGGCCCCCGCAAGGGCATCTGGTATCACGCCTACGTCATCATCGACATCTTCAGCCGCTACATCGTCGGCCATACCGTCGAGCCGGTCGAATCGGCCGAACGGGCCGAGGAGTTGATCCGCGAGGCCATCGAGCGCAACGGCATCGTCCCCGAGACCGTGCACGCCGACCGCGGCACTTCCATGACCTCCAAGAAGGTCTCCCAGCTGCTGACCGACCTCGGCGTCACCAGGAGCCACTCGCGCCCCAAGGTCTCCAACGACAACCCTTACAGCGAGGCCCAGTTCAAGACCGTCAAGTACATGGCCGACTTCCCGCCGCGCTTCGATTCCCTGGCCCATGCACGTGAATGGTTCGACGCCTTCATCTCGTACTACAACCACGAGCACCGGCACTCGGGCATCGGCCTGCACACGCCCGCCAGCGTCCACTTCGGCACCGCCGAACAGGTCCGCGACCAGCGGGCCGTCACCCTCGCCGAGGCATACGCCCGGCATCCCGAACGCTTCGGACGCCGTCCCCGGCCGCCCGAGATACCGCAGACAGCATGGATCAACGACCCCAGCAAGCGCAGGGAACCCACACCACAAACCTCATAGCATCACGACCGTCTCACTGGACTTGAAATCTTCCGTTCCGACCACGCTGGCCTGTGCGCTGGCTCTCGTCATCACCGCGGACGCCAAGAGCCGCAATCCCGTGGTGACTGCGCTCTTCGCGGTCGCTCTGCTCGTTGCCTACGTCATCGCCGCTTCCTTTGTCGGTCCCTTCTGCGGCAGCACCACGGTGACCTCGGCGGGCCTGACCTTGAGGACCTTGCTGAGGACACGTGTGGTCACCTGGCCGCAGGTGCAGGCGTTCAGGGTCTCGTCCGACGTTGACCGCGGTATCGATCACTGCCTCGTCGAGGTCCGCCTGCACCGGGGGCGGGCGGTGGTCCTGCCGGGCATGGTCGCGTCGAGCGCCGATGACCCTGAGCTCCGCTCGCGCCTTGTGGAACTGCGGGCCGCGTGGGCCGCGGCCCGACCCGATGCGGCGATCGGATAGTCCCGGATCCCCTCAACCATCGCGCTGAGCGGTGCGGCAACGGCTGCATGGAGTCCGTCGAGTGGCGGGTCGTCAGGACGGTGCTGGGGGCCTGCGATGGGGGCGTCGCGTCGTGTGCGTCGCTGTTCGCGAGCCGGCTGGCGGGGCAGCCGCACGCTCGGGCCATGGCCGCCACGTTCGCTGAACTGCATCTGTAGCCTCCAGGGCGTCGGTCGGCATCGGGCTGCTGTGCCCCTTGCCGCTCACGGTCAGGCCCTCGCACGGCGTGCCGCCACTCGCCGACACCCGCGCGGCGTGGCTCGACAGGGCTATGGGCACGACACGGTGACTTCAAGTCAGGCTGTCCGCTGCACTGCCCCTGCAGTTCCACGGGGTGCGGGGTCAGCCCGGGATTCTGGTCATCATCGACCCGCACACGCTGTCCCATACCGCCGTCGCCGTCGCCGCCGGGACGTTCTGCGGGGCTGTGGCCCGGTGCGAGCAGCGGACCGAGCGTTGCTTCGCCGTTGAGGGAGCGCCGGTGAACACGATCCTGCGGTTGCTGAACTGCTGTCGGTGGTCGGGGCCTTCGGGATCGAGTGCCGCATCAGGCAACGTTGGCCCAGGTTCTCGGTGAGAGGATCATTGGCGAGCGCCGGGACTGGGCGGCCGTGGGTAAATCGGGACGGGGAGGAAACGAGGGTGACCGTTGGTGAGGCTTGGACCGGTGACGATCAAGATCACAACGATCGGTGCCATGCGCGCTGGCGAGCGTCGTTGAACCGCTCGACGACCCAAACCGAATACCGGGACGAGTGGTATGACGCCCAGTGCGGAGGATGCCGCTTCTGGATCGCGTTGAGCGGACGACTTGGCCAGGACTACGGGGTGTGCAGCAACCCCGGTTCGTCTTTCGATGGGCGAGTTCGGTTCGAGCACGACGGCTGTGAGAGCTTCGCCGGCCGCGCTGACGGATCCTTCGGGTAGTAGTCGGTCAGGCGGCGTTGGCTCTGGTCACGACCTTGCGAAGGCGGTCATCGGCGGTGCGCTTGTTCCGCCAGATGATGTATCGGTGGATCATGCTGCCCTGAGCCTTGTGGCCGGCGTGGTTGGTACCGTCTCGACGCCGAACCCAACATCGACCCCGCCGTGGTCAACGCCCTCGCCGGCTGTGAGTGGATCAAGAAGAGTCAGTCGATCTGCCCGATCGGCGACCAAGAGCATCGTCCGCTACGGCCGGGTCGACCTGCTCCGCGTCAACGGAGTCGGCT includes these proteins:
- a CDS encoding IS3 family transposase; translation: MDEAFTAVEHELGTTAACRLTGRSRATHYRRLKPPPARRPRSPQVQPSALTAEERHAVLALMNSPEYAELPPAQIWARELDTGRYHCSVSTMYRILRERGQSGERRRQATHPARTVPELVATASSQVWSWDITKAAGPRKGIWYHAYVIIDIFSRYIVGHTVEPVESAERAEELIREAIERNGIVPETVHADRGTSMTSKKVSQLLTDLGVTRSHSRPKVSNDNPYSEAQFKTVKYMADFPPRFDSLAHAREWFDAFISYYNHEHRHSGIGLHTPASVHFGTAEQVRDQRAVTLAEAYARHPERFGRRPRPPEIPQTAWINDPSKRREPTPQTS
- a CDS encoding transposase yields the protein MTSSNPSATDPAPRPKRRTFSPEYKLRIVAEYDAAPEGEKGAVLRRERLYHSHVTEWRAARDAGALERLVDHRTSPARPKKSAAEAENEKLRRQVERLEKELARNKAALEVLGKASALLEMISESAD
- a CDS encoding PH domain-containing protein, with the translated sequence MKSSVPTTLACALALVITADAKSRNPVVTALFAVALLVAYVIAASFVGPFCGSTTVTSAGLTLRTLLRTRVVTWPQVQAFRVSSDVDRGIDHCLVEVRLHRGRAVVLPGMVASSADDPELRSRLVELRAAWAAARPDAAIG
- the thpR gene encoding RNA 2',3'-cyclic phosphodiesterase, which translates into the protein MDDHSEPSTVRVFVALAPPDDAKDELARFLRPVYAQCPQLRWNRIEDWHITLAFLGEVPVEVVPSLRSALGDWTASRHAVRLGLHGAGHFDQRLLWSGIGGDLEGLHLLAEGVRERVESCGVGFRDRPLSPHLTLARSRRDDPSSVPKAAEGLAGFVGRPWVAERLHLVGSNFGRGPGPIRYRDIEAWRFGAGVRGDRGGAW
- a CDS encoding endonuclease/exonuclease/phosphatase family protein, producing the protein MTTIRLLTFNTLFRGRARERLRALGAVLERSDYDLVCLQELMSPRNLAALRAVAHSYGYAARARAYPLVRGGLVTLSRTPPQRQHFTPFRPARPLRSEWIMLKGALATEYRVAGQRLVVVNTHLSSNRDDDWSPGNRYTQVQARELARLEELVRATDPSALLVVAGDFNVPRDSSTYQRFTAATGLRDLLAGDREPTYRPTRRWPNPPALDQVLLRAPAGVRVDGTARLVLREAVALADGTEAYLSDHYAIEAVLRIEPAAARRR
- a CDS encoding DUF3027 domain-containing protein; the encoded protein is MTVGEAWTGDDQDHNDRCHARWRASLNRSTTQTEYRDEWYDAQCGGCRFWIALSGRLGQDYGVCSNPGSSFDGRVRFEHDGCESFAGRADGSFG